The Streptomyces sp. HUAS CB01 genome has a segment encoding these proteins:
- a CDS encoding ATP-binding protein — translation METEGTYDARGARSGGTGSARPVPRPAGPPPLPPAVPPVPSQAPAPTGTGRSVADWLRTPRPDAEPGVWRLGHRPRPEEEPELVPARRLFTGALIALLAGWLLWSLLWNGYLGRYWLWPLLVLTPDSWRADPPLWATASYVYYALVGGGLLVLFARMGHVPEIWRRYARKRDVPAPPPPPKEDPADWPDLRSAGLDDTARTLAEATRKGSLGDVDYARIRRAWQGVRTTPERLAAFTDVVRAEGAAACAHPSGVRDLPVRTAVHDLATNQVRIGTAADHPRNPYARRTTGVALEPALLGTSLLAVGPSGAGKTVRLVRPVVEAMCLQALANRAAVVAVTAHGTALAPDDAFDLVIAPGRPESTHDLDLYGGSDDPDEAARVLAEALVGDLTADGRRAATALAQLIGPYRGVHGHFPAVPELRDLLGGAPGALDGLRTALQTAGATSQLRELDARARQSERADDIGVLLAERIAFLDRPAFARFFRTEEPGRQFSLRAVEHPLRVRIDLPERGHAEASRIIARLVLAQFTEAVLSRSDRSLFACLVLDDATHTVTPDSVRAVQRLRSAHAGVVLTLRTLEDVPEPLRGPLLGAVGCRMAFAGLGPWDGGRFAESWGKEWVQTKDVTNRQIVSDEPLTKALHFMRRVVTGKAATAEAVTVREVERERWSASELAHSVPAGHAVLSLTSVRGEHAPPLLVDLRN, via the coding sequence ATGGAGACCGAAGGCACGTACGACGCACGCGGGGCCCGATCCGGCGGCACCGGCAGCGCGCGGCCCGTCCCGCGTCCCGCGGGCCCACCGCCGCTGCCGCCCGCCGTCCCGCCGGTCCCGTCCCAGGCCCCGGCGCCGACGGGTACCGGACGGTCCGTCGCGGACTGGCTGCGCACCCCCCGGCCCGACGCCGAGCCGGGCGTGTGGCGGCTGGGGCACCGGCCGCGCCCGGAGGAGGAGCCGGAGCTCGTCCCGGCGAGGCGGCTCTTCACCGGCGCGCTGATCGCCCTGCTCGCCGGCTGGCTGCTCTGGTCACTGCTGTGGAACGGCTACCTCGGCCGCTACTGGCTCTGGCCGCTCCTGGTGCTCACCCCGGACTCCTGGCGCGCCGACCCTCCGCTGTGGGCCACGGCGAGCTACGTGTACTACGCCCTCGTCGGCGGCGGACTCCTCGTCCTCTTCGCCCGGATGGGCCACGTGCCCGAGATCTGGCGCCGCTACGCGCGCAAGAGGGACGTGCCCGCCCCGCCGCCCCCGCCGAAGGAGGACCCCGCCGACTGGCCCGACCTGCGCTCCGCCGGTCTGGACGACACGGCCCGCACCCTGGCGGAGGCGACCCGGAAGGGCTCGCTCGGCGACGTCGACTACGCGCGGATCCGCCGCGCCTGGCAGGGGGTGCGGACCACCCCCGAACGGCTGGCGGCCTTCACGGACGTGGTCCGCGCGGAGGGCGCGGCGGCCTGTGCGCATCCCTCCGGGGTGCGGGACCTGCCGGTACGCACCGCGGTGCACGACCTCGCCACCAACCAGGTCAGGATCGGCACCGCCGCCGACCACCCCCGTAACCCCTACGCCCGCCGCACCACGGGGGTCGCCCTCGAGCCCGCGCTGCTCGGCACCTCGCTGCTCGCCGTCGGGCCGTCGGGGGCGGGGAAGACCGTGCGGCTCGTGCGGCCGGTCGTGGAGGCCATGTGCCTGCAGGCGCTGGCGAACCGCGCCGCCGTCGTGGCGGTCACCGCGCACGGCACGGCGCTCGCTCCCGACGACGCGTTCGACCTGGTCATCGCCCCCGGACGGCCGGAGTCCACGCACGACCTCGACCTCTACGGCGGCAGCGACGACCCCGATGAGGCCGCCCGCGTCCTCGCCGAGGCGCTCGTCGGGGATCTGACGGCCGACGGCCGGCGGGCCGCCACGGCCCTCGCGCAGCTCATCGGGCCGTACCGCGGTGTCCACGGCCACTTCCCGGCCGTTCCCGAGCTGCGCGACCTCCTCGGCGGCGCGCCCGGGGCGCTGGACGGGCTGCGCACCGCCCTGCAGACCGCGGGCGCGACCTCGCAGCTGCGCGAACTCGACGCCCGGGCACGGCAGTCGGAGCGCGCCGACGACATCGGGGTGCTGCTCGCGGAGCGGATCGCGTTCCTCGACCGGCCCGCGTTCGCCCGCTTCTTCCGCACCGAGGAGCCCGGCCGGCAGTTCTCGCTGCGTGCCGTCGAGCACCCGCTGCGGGTCCGGATCGACCTCCCCGAACGCGGCCACGCCGAGGCGTCACGGATCATCGCCCGGCTCGTCCTCGCCCAGTTCACGGAGGCCGTGCTCAGCCGCTCGGACCGCTCCCTGTTCGCCTGTCTGGTCCTGGACGACGCCACCCACACGGTCACGCCCGACTCGGTCAGGGCCGTGCAGCGGCTGCGCTCCGCGCACGCGGGGGTGGTGCTGACGCTGCGCACCCTGGAGGACGTCCCCGAGCCGTTGCGCGGGCCGCTGCTGGGCGCGGTGGGCTGCCGGATGGCGTTCGCCGGGCTCGGGCCGTGGGACGGCGGCCGGTTCGCCGAGTCCTGGGGCAAGGAGTGGGTGCAGACCAAGGACGTGACCAATCGGCAGATCGTCTCCGACGAGCCGCTGACCAAGGCCCTGCACTTCATGCGCCGGGTCGTGACGGGCAAGGCCGCGACGGCCGAGGCGGTGACGGTCCGTGAGGTCGAGCGGGAGCGCTGGTCGGCCTCCGAGCTGGCGCACTCGGTGCCGGCCGGGCACGCCGTGCTCTCCCTGACGTCGGTGCGTGGCGAGCACGCCCCTCCGCTCCTGGTGGATCTGCGGAACTGA
- a CDS encoding PucR family transcriptional regulator, whose translation MPVTLASLVQHSALKLTVRAGEDRLGTPVRWVHASELADPVPYMEGGELLLVTAMTLDAADRESMRRYVRRLAGAGVAGLGFAVGVNYEDIPDALLEAAETEDFPLLEVPRRTPFLAISKAVSAAIAADQYRSVTAGFEAQRELTRAALAEGPAALLSRLASHVDGWAALYDASGAVVAAAPEWATRRAARLTGDVERLRERPAPASAVVGGTDDRVELQSLGTGRRVRGALAVGTGAPLGTAERYAVHSAVALLTLTTERSRSLQAAEQRLGAAVLRMMLSGQPDHARTVAGDLYGGLLDAPFRLLVAEPAGEPDPTAEHPVQAFAEALESAASRAGESVLTVWESDDRLVVLAADGGAVALACEPYTERETEEAGVVVGMSAPAGPIAAATAYKQAEQALSVARRRGRALVEHEDLAAGSVLPLLADDAVRAFADGMLRALREHDATGRGDLVASLRAWLSRHGQWDAAAADLGVHRHTLRYRMRRVEEILGRSLDDPDVRMELWLALKATESPLPAPAPE comes from the coding sequence ATGCCGGTCACCCTCGCGTCCCTCGTCCAGCACTCCGCGCTCAAGCTGACCGTGCGCGCGGGGGAGGACCGTCTGGGGACGCCGGTGCGCTGGGTCCACGCCAGCGAGCTGGCGGACCCCGTGCCGTACATGGAGGGCGGCGAGCTGCTGCTCGTCACCGCGATGACGCTCGACGCCGCCGACCGGGAGTCGATGCGCCGTTATGTGCGGCGGCTCGCGGGCGCGGGGGTCGCGGGGCTGGGCTTCGCCGTCGGGGTCAATTACGAAGACATCCCCGACGCGCTGCTGGAGGCGGCCGAGACCGAGGACTTCCCCCTCCTCGAAGTGCCCCGGCGCACACCGTTCCTGGCCATCAGCAAGGCGGTGTCCGCGGCCATCGCCGCCGACCAGTACCGGTCCGTCACGGCGGGTTTCGAGGCCCAGCGGGAGCTGACGCGCGCCGCGCTCGCCGAGGGTCCCGCGGCCCTGCTCTCCCGCCTCGCCTCGCACGTGGACGGCTGGGCCGCCCTCTACGACGCCTCCGGCGCCGTCGTCGCCGCCGCCCCCGAATGGGCCACCCGGCGCGCGGCCCGGCTCACGGGGGACGTGGAGCGGCTGCGGGAGCGCCCCGCGCCCGCCAGCGCGGTCGTCGGCGGGACGGACGACCGCGTCGAACTCCAGTCGCTGGGCACCGGCCGGCGGGTCCGCGGTGCACTCGCGGTCGGCACGGGGGCGCCGCTGGGCACCGCCGAGCGCTACGCCGTGCACTCCGCGGTGGCGCTGCTGACGCTGACGACGGAACGGTCGCGTTCGCTGCAGGCCGCCGAGCAGCGGCTCGGCGCGGCGGTGCTGAGGATGATGCTCTCCGGCCAGCCGGACCACGCCAGGACGGTCGCGGGGGACCTGTACGGAGGGCTCCTGGACGCCCCCTTCCGGCTGCTCGTCGCCGAACCGGCGGGGGAGCCGGACCCGACGGCCGAGCACCCCGTGCAGGCCTTCGCCGAAGCGCTGGAGTCCGCCGCATCCCGGGCCGGGGAGTCCGTGCTGACCGTGTGGGAGAGCGACGACCGGCTCGTGGTCCTCGCCGCGGACGGGGGAGCGGTCGCGCTCGCCTGTGAGCCGTACACCGAACGCGAGACGGAGGAGGCGGGGGTCGTCGTCGGCATGTCGGCGCCGGCCGGGCCGATCGCGGCAGCCACGGCGTACAAGCAGGCCGAGCAGGCGCTCTCCGTCGCCCGCAGGCGGGGCCGGGCGCTCGTCGAGCACGAGGACCTCGCGGCGGGTTCCGTGCTGCCGCTGCTCGCCGACGACGCGGTGCGCGCCTTCGCGGACGGGATGCTGCGAGCCCTGCGGGAGCACGACGCGACCGGCCGCGGCGACCTCGTGGCCTCGCTGCGCGCCTGGCTCTCCCGCCACGGCCAGTGGGACGCGGCCGCGGCCGACCTGGGCGTCCACCGGCACACCCTGCGCTACCGCATGCGGCGCGTCGAGGAGATCCTCGGCCGTTCCCTGGACGACCCGGACGTGCGCATGGAGCTCTGGCTGGCCCTCAAGGCGACCGAGAGCCCGCTCCCGGCACCGGCACCGGAGTAG
- a CDS encoding EamA family transporter gives MTQPAAGAGTPAPGTPAPDAPGASRPAAEPPAGAGPPPLTEPGAALTSEPGAASAVEAASAPARGPGRISGPVWAALAIVYVVWGSTYLGIRVVVETMPPFLSAGARFVAAGLILAAIVAWRQGPSALRATRAQLVSAAVVGLLLLLGGNGLVVLAETAVPSGLAALLVAVVPAWVVVLRRASGERPGTGAYGGVLLGLAGLAVLTLPGLSGDVRLWGVLTVIAGTVMWSVGSFSSSRIPMPANPFAASAYEMVAGGIGCLLVALGRGEQRDLVLAEVSGRSWTALAYLVVFGSLIAFTAYAWLLHSAPLSLVATYAYVNPVVAVLLGALVLGERLTWPIAVGGAVVVAGVCLIVSTERRR, from the coding sequence ATGACGCAACCCGCAGCAGGTGCCGGCACCCCCGCTCCCGGCACCCCCGCTCCAGACGCCCCCGGCGCGAGCAGACCCGCCGCCGAACCTCCCGCCGGAGCCGGCCCCCCGCCCCTTACCGAACCCGGTGCCGCCCTCACCTCCGAACCCGGTGCCGCGTCCGCCGTCGAGGCCGCGTCCGCCCCCGCGCGCGGACCGGGCCGGATATCCGGCCCGGTCTGGGCCGCGCTCGCCATCGTCTACGTCGTGTGGGGCTCCACGTACCTCGGTATCCGCGTGGTCGTCGAGACCATGCCGCCGTTCCTGTCCGCCGGTGCGCGGTTCGTCGCAGCTGGGCTGATCCTCGCCGCGATCGTCGCCTGGCGGCAGGGACCGTCCGCGCTCCGCGCCACCCGGGCCCAGCTGGTCTCCGCCGCCGTGGTCGGACTGCTGCTGCTCCTCGGCGGCAACGGTCTCGTCGTCCTCGCCGAGACGGCCGTCCCCTCCGGACTCGCCGCGCTCCTGGTCGCCGTCGTCCCGGCCTGGGTCGTCGTCCTGCGGCGGGCGTCCGGCGAGCGCCCGGGCACCGGTGCGTACGGTGGCGTCCTCCTCGGGCTCGCGGGGCTCGCCGTGCTGACCCTGCCGGGCCTGAGCGGCGACGTCCGCCTCTGGGGCGTGCTGACCGTGATCGCCGGGACCGTCATGTGGTCGGTCGGCTCCTTCTCCTCCTCCCGCATCCCCATGCCGGCCAACCCGTTCGCCGCGAGCGCCTACGAGATGGTCGCGGGCGGCATCGGCTGCCTGCTCGTCGCCCTGGGCCGCGGTGAACAGCGGGACCTCGTGCTCGCCGAGGTCTCGGGCCGCTCCTGGACCGCCCTCGCCTACCTCGTCGTCTTCGGCTCGCTGATCGCGTTCACGGCGTACGCCTGGCTGCTGCACTCCGCCCCGCTCTCGCTCGTGGCCACGTACGCCTACGTCAACCCGGTCGTCGCCGTACTTCTCGGCGCGCTCGTCCTCGGTGAGCGGCTGACCTGGCCGATCGCCGTGGGCGGCGCGGTCGTCGTCGCCGGCGTCTGTCTGATCGTCAGTACCGAACGCCGTCGCTGA
- a CDS encoding aldehyde dehydrogenase family protein, translating into MTSTHAFWLAGRQATGETTFDVTSPWDGRLVGTVAVPTDAQVEEAVAAAHAVVDEFAATPAHVRAAALDHVSRRLAERTEEIAQLISAENGKPVKWARGEVGRAISVFRFAAEEARRFNGGEAQRLDTDAGGQGRLALTRRFPKGVVLGIAPFNFPLNLCAHKIAPAIAVGAPIILKPAPATPLSGLILGELLAETDLPAGSWSVLTVPNDKMPALVQDERLPVISFTGSDKVGYAIMDSVPRKHCTLELGGNGAAVVLADFASEEDLDWAATRIATFSNYQGGQSCISVQRVIADASVYDRLLPKIVAAVEAQHTGDPSDPTTDVGPLVSEDAARRVESWVDEAVEAGAQLLTGGKRDGASYAPTVLTGVPAHATLACEEVFGPVLTVQSVDGEAEAFAAVNNSKYGLQAGVFTHDLQTAFRAHRALEVGGVIVGDVPSYRADQMPYGGAKQSGVGREGVRFAMDDYTYERVLVLTGLAL; encoded by the coding sequence ATGACGTCCACCCACGCCTTCTGGCTCGCCGGCCGCCAGGCCACCGGCGAGACGACCTTCGACGTGACCTCCCCCTGGGACGGCCGTCTCGTCGGCACGGTCGCCGTCCCGACCGACGCCCAGGTCGAGGAGGCCGTTGCCGCAGCCCATGCCGTCGTGGACGAGTTCGCCGCGACCCCGGCCCACGTCCGCGCCGCCGCCCTCGACCACGTCTCCCGGCGTCTCGCCGAGCGCACCGAGGAGATCGCCCAGCTGATCTCCGCCGAGAACGGCAAGCCCGTCAAGTGGGCCCGCGGCGAGGTCGGCCGCGCGATCTCCGTGTTCCGCTTCGCCGCCGAGGAGGCCCGCCGCTTCAACGGCGGCGAGGCCCAGCGCCTCGACACGGACGCCGGTGGCCAGGGGCGCCTCGCCCTCACCCGCCGCTTCCCGAAGGGCGTCGTCCTCGGCATCGCGCCGTTCAACTTCCCGCTGAACCTGTGCGCCCACAAGATCGCCCCGGCCATCGCGGTCGGCGCGCCGATCATCCTCAAGCCCGCTCCGGCCACCCCGCTGTCCGGTCTGATCCTCGGTGAGCTGCTCGCCGAGACCGACCTTCCCGCGGGCTCCTGGTCGGTGCTCACGGTCCCGAACGACAAGATGCCCGCCCTCGTCCAGGACGAGCGCCTCCCGGTCATCTCGTTCACCGGCTCCGACAAGGTCGGCTACGCGATCATGGACTCGGTGCCGCGCAAGCACTGCACGCTGGAGCTCGGCGGGAACGGCGCGGCCGTCGTCCTCGCCGACTTCGCCTCCGAGGAGGACCTGGACTGGGCGGCGACCCGTATCGCCACCTTCTCCAACTACCAGGGCGGCCAGTCCTGCATCTCCGTGCAGCGCGTGATCGCCGACGCCTCCGTGTACGACCGGCTGCTGCCGAAGATCGTCGCGGCGGTCGAGGCGCAGCACACCGGTGACCCGTCCGACCCGACCACCGACGTCGGCCCCCTGGTCAGCGAGGACGCCGCCAGGCGCGTCGAGTCCTGGGTCGACGAGGCCGTCGAGGCCGGCGCCCAGCTCCTCACCGGCGGCAAGCGGGACGGGGCCTCCTACGCGCCGACCGTGCTCACCGGCGTGCCGGCGCACGCGACCCTCGCCTGCGAGGAGGTCTTCGGGCCGGTCCTCACCGTGCAGAGCGTCGACGGCGAGGCCGAGGCCTTCGCGGCGGTCAACAACTCCAAGTACGGCCTCCAGGCGGGCGTGTTCACCCACGACCTGCAGACCGCCTTCCGCGCCCACCGGGCGCTGGAGGTCGGTGGCGTGATCGTCGGCGACGTCCCGTCCTACCGCGCCGACCAGATGCCCTACGGCGGCGCCAAGCAGTCCGGCGTGGGCCGCGAGGGTGTGAGGTTCGCGATGGACGACTACACGTACGAGCGGGTGCTGGTCCTCACCGGACTCGCCCTGTAG
- a CDS encoding acyl-CoA dehydrogenase family protein: MSAPSTPQDAPKVTVSPEATGAPKVTEREARQVAEAAREQSWRKPSFAKELFLGRFRLDLIHPHPLPASEDVQRGEEFLARLRDFCETKIDGALIERQARIPDEVIEGLKELGALGMKIDTKYGGLGLTQVYYNKALALVGSVSPAIGALLSAHQSIGVPQPLKIFGTQEQKDTFLPRLARTDISAFLLTEPDVGSDPARLATTAVPDGDDYVLDGVKLWTTNGVVADLLVVMARVPKSEGHKGGITAFVVEADAEGITVENRNAFMGLRGIENGVTRFHRVRVPAANRIGPEGSGLKIALTTLNTGRLSLPAMCVGAGKWCLKIAREWSAVREQWGKPVARHEAVGAKISFIAATTFAMEAVVDLASQMADEDRNDIRIEAALAKLYGSEMSWLIADELVQIRGGRGFETAESLAARGERAVPTEQLLRDLRINRIFEGSTEIMHLLIAREAVDAHLSVAGDIIDPDKSLGDKARAGAAATAFYARWLPKLVAGPGQLPRSYAEFHPRGHTDLSVHLRYVERTSRKLARSTFYAMSRWQGRMETKQGFLGRVVDIGAELFAMSAACVRAELLRRTGEHGREAYRLADAFCRQSRIRVEELFGRLWTNTDDLDRSVVKDVLAGSYTWLEEGVLDPSGDGPWIADATPGPSKRENVHRPFR; the protein is encoded by the coding sequence ATGTCCGCACCATCCACTCCGCAGGACGCCCCGAAGGTCACTGTGTCCCCCGAGGCCACAGGGGCACCGAAGGTCACCGAGCGTGAGGCACGCCAGGTCGCCGAGGCCGCGCGCGAGCAGAGCTGGCGCAAGCCCAGCTTCGCCAAGGAACTGTTCCTCGGCCGTTTCCGGCTCGACCTGATCCACCCCCATCCGCTGCCGGCCTCCGAGGACGTGCAGCGCGGCGAGGAGTTCCTCGCCAGACTGCGGGACTTCTGCGAGACGAAGATCGACGGCGCGCTCATCGAGCGCCAGGCCCGGATCCCGGACGAGGTCATCGAGGGCCTCAAGGAACTCGGCGCCCTCGGCATGAAGATCGACACCAAGTACGGCGGCCTGGGCCTCACCCAGGTGTACTACAACAAGGCCCTGGCCCTGGTCGGGTCCGTGAGCCCCGCCATCGGCGCGCTGCTCTCGGCGCATCAGTCGATCGGCGTACCGCAGCCGCTGAAGATCTTCGGCACCCAGGAGCAGAAGGACACGTTCCTGCCGCGCCTGGCCCGCACCGACATCTCGGCCTTCCTGCTCACCGAGCCCGACGTCGGCTCCGACCCCGCGCGCCTGGCCACCACGGCCGTGCCCGACGGCGACGACTACGTGCTCGACGGCGTGAAGCTGTGGACGACCAACGGCGTCGTCGCCGACCTCCTCGTGGTGATGGCCCGGGTCCCCAAGTCCGAGGGCCACAAGGGCGGCATCACCGCGTTCGTCGTCGAGGCGGATGCCGAGGGCATCACCGTCGAGAACCGCAACGCCTTCATGGGCCTGCGCGGCATCGAGAACGGCGTGACCCGCTTCCACCGGGTCCGGGTGCCCGCGGCGAACCGCATCGGCCCCGAGGGCTCCGGCCTGAAGATCGCCCTGACCACGCTGAACACCGGCCGTCTGTCGCTGCCCGCGATGTGCGTCGGCGCCGGGAAGTGGTGCCTGAAGATCGCCCGCGAGTGGTCCGCCGTCCGGGAGCAGTGGGGCAAGCCGGTCGCCAGGCACGAGGCGGTGGGCGCGAAGATCTCCTTCATCGCGGCGACCACCTTCGCCATGGAGGCCGTCGTCGACCTGGCGTCCCAGATGGCCGACGAGGACCGCAACGACATCCGCATCGAGGCGGCCCTCGCCAAGCTCTACGGCTCCGAGATGTCCTGGCTCATCGCCGACGAACTGGTCCAGATTCGCGGCGGACGCGGCTTCGAGACCGCCGAGTCCCTGGCCGCACGAGGCGAACGCGCCGTCCCCACCGAGCAGTTGCTGCGCGACCTGCGCATCAACCGCATCTTCGAGGGCTCCACCGAGATCATGCATCTGCTGATCGCGCGCGAGGCGGTGGACGCCCACCTCTCCGTGGCCGGCGACATCATCGACCCCGACAAGTCGCTCGGCGACAAGGCCAGGGCGGGTGCGGCGGCGACGGCGTTCTACGCCCGCTGGCTGCCCAAGCTGGTCGCGGGCCCGGGCCAGCTGCCCCGCTCGTACGCGGAGTTCCACCCGCGCGGACACACGGACCTCTCCGTGCACCTGCGGTACGTGGAGCGCACCTCGCGCAAACTCGCCCGCTCCACGTTCTACGCCATGTCCCGCTGGCAGGGCCGGATGGAGACCAAGCAGGGCTTCCTCGGCCGCGTCGTCGACATCGGCGCGGAGCTGTTCGCGATGAGCGCCGCCTGCGTACGGGCCGAACTGCTGCGCAGGACCGGGGAGCACGGCCGGGAGGCGTACCGGCTGGCGGACGCCTTCTGCCGGCAGTCCCGCATCCGGGTCGAGGAGCTCTTCGGACGGCTGTGGACCAACACCGACGACCTCGACCGTTCCGTGGTGAAGGACGTCCTCGCCGGCTCCTACACCTGGCTCGAGGAGGGCGTCCTCGACCCGAGCGGCGACGGCCCCTGGATCGCGGACGCGACCCCCGGTCCGTCGAAGCGGGAGAACGTCCACCGCCCGTTCCGGTGA
- the dxr gene encoding 1-deoxy-D-xylulose-5-phosphate reductoisomerase: protein MSDSPAPLADPHIAFDPSEGRRDIVVLGSTGSIGTQAIDLVLRNPDRFRVTALSAAGGRVDLLAEQAHRLRVRAVAVAREDAVPALREALRARYGTGEPLPEILAGPDAATQLAASACHTVLNGITGSIGLAPTLAALEAGRTLALANKESLIVGGPLVKALAKPGQIIPVDSEHAALFQALAAGTRGDVRKLVVTASGGPFRGRTRAELSRVTPADALAHPTWAMGPVITVNSATLVNKGLEVIEAHLLYDIPFDRIEVVVHPQSYVHSMVEFTDGSTLAQATPPDMRGPIAIGIGWPERVPDAAPAFDWSTASTWEFFPLDDEAFPSVALARHVGALGGTAPAVFNAANEECVDAFLAGRLPFNGIMDTVTAVVGEHGTPVRGTSLTVPDVLEAETWARTRARELAALAEKATAEARA, encoded by the coding sequence ATGAGCGACAGCCCAGCCCCACTCGCCGACCCGCACATCGCCTTCGATCCGTCCGAAGGCCGCCGGGACATCGTCGTCCTCGGCTCCACCGGGTCCATCGGCACGCAGGCCATCGACCTGGTCCTGCGCAACCCCGACCGCTTCCGCGTCACCGCGCTCTCCGCTGCCGGCGGACGGGTCGACCTGCTCGCCGAGCAGGCGCACCGACTGCGGGTGCGCGCGGTCGCCGTCGCCCGCGAGGACGCAGTGCCCGCGCTCCGGGAGGCCCTGCGGGCGCGGTACGGCACGGGCGAGCCGCTCCCCGAGATCCTGGCCGGGCCCGACGCGGCGACGCAGCTCGCCGCCTCCGCGTGCCACACCGTCCTCAACGGCATCACCGGATCCATCGGCCTCGCCCCCACCCTCGCCGCGCTCGAAGCGGGCCGCACCCTCGCGCTCGCCAACAAGGAGTCGCTCATCGTCGGCGGCCCGCTGGTGAAGGCCCTCGCGAAGCCCGGCCAGATCATCCCCGTCGACTCCGAGCACGCCGCGCTGTTCCAGGCACTCGCCGCCGGCACCCGCGGCGACGTGCGCAAGCTCGTCGTCACCGCGTCCGGAGGACCCTTCCGCGGCCGCACCCGGGCCGAGCTCTCCCGGGTCACCCCGGCGGACGCCCTCGCCCATCCCACCTGGGCGATGGGACCGGTGATCACGGTCAACAGCGCCACCCTGGTGAACAAGGGCCTGGAGGTCATCGAGGCGCACCTGCTCTACGACATCCCGTTCGACCGCATCGAGGTCGTGGTCCACCCCCAGTCCTACGTTCACTCGATGGTGGAGTTCACCGACGGTTCCACGCTCGCCCAGGCCACTCCGCCGGACATGCGCGGCCCCATCGCCATCGGCATCGGCTGGCCCGAGCGGGTGCCGGACGCCGCCCCCGCCTTCGACTGGTCGACGGCCTCCACCTGGGAGTTCTTCCCGCTCGACGACGAGGCCTTCCCGTCCGTGGCACTCGCCCGGCACGTGGGGGCGTTGGGCGGCACCGCCCCGGCGGTGTTCAATGCAGCGAACGAGGAGTGCGTCGACGCATTCCTCGCGGGACGGCTGCCGTTCAACGGAATCATGGATACGGTCACTGCTGTCGTCGGCGAACACGGCACCCCGGTGCGGGGAACCTCGCTGACGGTCCCGGACGTCCTGGAGGCGGAGACCTGGGCGCGCACCCGCGCCCGGGAACTGGCCGCACTGGCAGAGAAGGCGACAGCGGAGGCTCGCGCATGA
- a CDS encoding M50 family metallopeptidase: MTILLTVLGIALFAVGLLFSIAWHELGHLSTAKLFGIRVPQYMVGFGPTIWSRHKGETEYGIKAIPAGGYIRMIGMFPPGPDGRVEARSTSPWRGMIEDARTAAFEELKPGDETRLFYTRKPWKRVIVMFAGPFMNLVLAVAIFLGVSMSFGFATQTTQVAGVQQCVIPQSEERSTCKSTDPESPAAAAGLLKDDRIVAFNGVPVGDWGDLSGRIRDTIGPATITVDRGGEEKVLQATLLKNMVAKKDADGQVVPGEFVPAGYLGFAAKTEIVPQTFGQSLDRMGDMFENGVESIISLPAKVPDLWDAAFGDGERKDDSPVGVVGAARISGEVLNLDAPTQNIVATFLMLLAGFNLSLFLFNMLPLLPLDGGHIAGALWESVRRTIARLFRRPDPGPFDVAKLMPVAYVVAGIFICFTLLVLVADIVNPVKIS, translated from the coding sequence ATGACGATTCTGTTGACGGTCCTCGGCATAGCGCTCTTCGCCGTCGGACTGCTCTTCTCCATCGCCTGGCACGAGCTCGGCCACCTCTCCACCGCCAAGCTCTTCGGCATCCGCGTCCCCCAGTACATGGTCGGCTTCGGCCCGACCATCTGGTCGCGCCACAAGGGCGAGACCGAGTACGGGATCAAGGCCATCCCGGCCGGCGGCTACATCCGCATGATCGGGATGTTCCCGCCCGGCCCGGACGGGCGGGTCGAGGCCCGCTCCACCTCCCCCTGGCGGGGCATGATCGAGGACGCCCGCACGGCGGCCTTCGAGGAGCTCAAGCCCGGCGACGAGACCCGCCTCTTCTACACGCGCAAGCCGTGGAAGCGCGTCATCGTGATGTTCGCGGGCCCGTTCATGAACCTGGTGCTCGCCGTGGCGATCTTCCTCGGTGTCTCGATGTCGTTCGGCTTCGCCACCCAGACCACCCAGGTCGCCGGGGTGCAGCAGTGCGTCATCCCGCAGAGCGAGGAGCGCAGCACCTGCAAGTCCACGGACCCTGAGTCCCCGGCCGCAGCCGCGGGACTGCTCAAGGACGACCGGATCGTCGCCTTCAACGGGGTGCCGGTCGGCGACTGGGGCGATCTGTCCGGCCGCATCCGGGACACCATCGGCCCCGCCACCATCACGGTCGACCGCGGCGGCGAGGAGAAGGTCCTCCAGGCCACGCTGCTGAAGAACATGGTGGCCAAGAAGGACGCCGACGGCCAGGTCGTCCCCGGCGAGTTCGTGCCGGCCGGCTACCTGGGATTCGCGGCGAAGACGGAGATCGTGCCGCAGACCTTCGGCCAGTCCCTGGACCGCATGGGCGACATGTTCGAGAACGGCGTCGAGTCGATCATCTCGCTGCCCGCCAAGGTGCCGGACCTGTGGGACGCCGCCTTCGGCGACGGCGAGCGCAAGGACGACTCCCCGGTCGGAGTAGTCGGCGCGGCCCGGATCAGCGGTGAGGTGCTCAATCTCGACGCCCCCACCCAGAACATCGTCGCGACGTTCCTGATGCTGCTCGCCGGCTTCAACCTCTCGCTGTTCCTGTTCAACATGCTGCCGCTGCTGCCGCTGGACGGCGGGCACATCGCGGGAGCGCTGTGGGAGTCCGTACGGCGCACCATCGCCCGGCTCTTCCGCCGGCCCGACCCCGGCCCCTTCGACGTGGCGAAGCTGATGCCCGTCGCCTACGTGGTCGCGGGGATCTTCATCTGCTTCACGCTGCTCGTGCTGGTGGCGGACATCGTGAACCCGGTGAAGATCTCCTAG